The following proteins are co-located in the Silene latifolia isolate original U9 population chromosome 1, ASM4854445v1, whole genome shotgun sequence genome:
- the LOC141647828 gene encoding protein FAR1-RELATED SEQUENCE 5-like, whose amino-acid sequence MEGFTWAFETGLKLGFGVKRASNKRVGRHTSLKQDYFACPMGGRCPVNNDADALMRANTVTAWCNCKFQMKIVEIQENKWNFVMLFGFHNHALTLYCDGDRYFAKFDEEELAYIDAQVRAHVRPAIISAGLHQRNPEKSRPNRRQIYNRSQKVRAEERDGRNPVQHMIALAVQHKYVHYWVTDRETEELTHVFMAHPEAVKMFRSYYYVVLINSTYKTNLYRLPLVEMVGVTPVGKTFVIAYALVTHESEDGYRWVLQKRKALLNDVVQPNVIVTDCEQGLLNAIPTVFPESSHLLCLWHIYANVEMRALHITGRDSWDKFITCNLFKAVVEAET is encoded by the coding sequence ATGGAAGGGTTTACTTGGGCATTTGAGACCGGACTTAAACTCGGGTTTGGTGTAAAAAGAGCAAGCAACAagagagttggtcgtcacacgaGTTTGAAACAGGATTATTTTGCTTGTCCGATGGGTGGAAGATGTCCCGTAAATAATGATGCCGATGCTTTAATGAGGGCTAACACGGTAACCGCGTGGTGCAATTGCAAATTTCAAATGAAAATTGTTGAAATACAAGAGAATAAGTGGAATTTTGTCATGCTATTCGGGTTTCATAATCATGCTTtaacgttgtattgtgacggcgatAGATACTTTGCAAAGTTTGATGAAGAAGAGTTGGCTTATATCGACGCCCAAGTTAGAGCTCACGTAAGACCGGCTATTATTAGTGCGGGTTTGCATCAGCGGAATCCGGAAAAGTCAAGACCTAATCGGCGACAAATCTACAATCGTTCTCAGAAAGTAAGGGCCGAGGAAAGAGATGGGAGAAACCCGGTACAACACATGATAGCACTTGCGGTTCAGCATAAGTACGTTCATTATTGGGTCACTGATCGGGAGACCGAGGAGCTAACCCACGTGTTTATGGCTCATCCAGAAGCCGTTAAGATGTTTCGATCATACTATTATGTGGTCTTAATCAATTCCACGTACAAGACAAACTTataccgtcttccgcttgttgaGATGGTTGGAGTCACACCCGTTGGGAAGACCTTTGTGATCGCGTATGCTCTTGTGACGCATGAGTCCGAGGATGGATATCGTTGGGTCTTACAGAAACGGAAGGCCCTTCTCAATGATGTCGTTCAACCTAATGTTATTGTTACTGATTGCGAGCAAGGGTTGTTGAACGCGATTCCCACTGTTTTTCCGGAATCGTCTCACTTGCTATGTCTTTGGCATATATATGCTAACGTGGAGATGAGAGCACTTCATATCACGGGTCGGGATAGTTGGGATAAGTTCATAACTTGTAACTTGTTTAAAGCGGTTGTCGAGGCGGAGACCTGA